In Helianthus annuus cultivar XRQ/B chromosome 3, HanXRQr2.0-SUNRISE, whole genome shotgun sequence, a single window of DNA contains:
- the LOC110930315 gene encoding methyl-CpG-binding domain-containing protein 13 isoform X2, which produces MSHDDWPDWLPGDWSVHIRKVDGRKVKCYVDPDGHKCYSKPQVFDYLKKTNKSLPTDKPQNGEGPAIDLSAEPNAPHTDEGPESTPGGPPTKLTPRSNRRKSISADLSEDFLGGDGFSSEPSSHKRHRGDCNWLPEGWTVEDKVRQGGSTSGMKYKVYIDPVSGQKFFSKPQVLNHIAKTNGSAGVHEAVQEAVFAEPISAMPISSWQEKPTTEPDDSQMYEATEAEKKTEDKTEISRLSSDDEVVTRTPAEGLPPGWIKEVRRRKSSGGAIRSDPYYLDPLSEYAFASKKDALRYLESGDIKTCVSRPRKKNMNNNDTLNVNLTSTGGELPAQTDQSNGNEASKEFVNGSAEELKTNESGIPNPKPLRSISGASFSTPEKDKWLPDGWLVDVRYKTSGMKYKIYKDPATGKLFYSKPQVLSYLGNGSSSSSRKKKEHNSSVAPDSSPNSTPADVTRPKRSVKKKGDSQNTEYQEVITTSAADGLPPGWIKETRTKIYATHKRNDPFYTDPETGYIFRSKADALRYIETGDVNLCAIRPKVKDKDGKEVYVYSNNAQKPTTGDDVATEVPEENHTPDPKTANDTNRRVTKNSSPATDSPSRSSKRQKGKDPETAPTSGVPTEKQETGVNLEKQPDDGNLTFDIPEDDNWTDQCIDFAVKTLTDEIMFNGQPVETTGVKDTPPSKVN; this is translated from the exons ATGAGTCACGATGACTGGCCGGACTGGCTCCCCGGTGACTGGTCCGTTCATATCAGAAAGGTTGACGGTCGAAAAGTCAAG TGTTATGTTGACCCTGATGGACACAAGTGCTATTCAAAGCCACAAGTGTTTGATTATCTTAAGAAGACCAACAAAAGCCTACCCACAGATAAACCT CAAAATGGCGAAGGCCCAGCTATAGACTTATCTGCGGAGCCAAATGCTCCCCATACAGATGAAGGTCCTGAATCCACACCTGGAGGACCTCCTACAAAACTGACACCTAGATCTAACAGAAGGAAATCCATTTCCGCG GATTTGTCTGAAGATTTTTTAGGCGGAGATGGTTTTTCCTCTGAGCCATCGTCACATAAGAGACATAGGGGAGATTGTAATTGGCTACCTGAAGGATGGACTGTGGAAGATAAGGTTCGGCAAGGTGGTAGCACTAGTGGAATGAAATATAAG GTTTATATAGATCCTGTAAGTGGACAAAAATTCTTTTCCAAGCCACAGGTTCTGAATCATATTGCCAAAACAAACGGTAGTGCAGGTGTACATGAAGCTGTACAGGAAGCTGTATTCGCTGAACCTATTAGTGCTATGCCAATATCATCTTGG CAAGAGAAGCCCACTACAGAACCTGATGACTCACAGATGTATGAAGCCACTGAAGCGGAGAAGAAAACCGAAGATAAAACAGAAATCTCCCGCTTGTCCTCTGACGATGAG GTTGTCACAAGGACTCCTGCAGAAGGATTACCTCCGGGATGGATAAAAGAAGTCAGAAGGAGAAAATCTTCTGGAGGAGCCATAAGATCCGATCCG TACTACCTAGACCCTTTAAGTGAATATGCCTTTGCCTCGAAAAAGGATGCTTTGCGTTATCTGGAATCTGGAGATATAAAGACATGTGTCTCAAGACCACGTAAAAAGAATATGAATAATAATGACACT CTTAATGTTAATCTGACTTCGACGGGAGGAGAATTGCCTGCACAAACTGATCAGTCCAATGGAAATGAAGCTTCAAAAGAATTCGTAAATGGTTCTGCGGAAGAGTTGAAAACAAACGAAAGTGGTATACCGAACCCG AAACCGCTTCGCTCTATAAGCGGAGCATCTTTCTCTACACCTGAGAAAGATAAGTGGCTACCTGATGGATGGCTTGTTGATGTGCGTTATAAAACTTCTGGAATGAAATACAAG ATTTACAAGGATCCTGCAACTGGGAAACTGTTCTATTCGAAGCCACAGGTGCTGAGCTATCTTGGTAATGGGAGTAGCAGCAGCTCTAGAAAGAAAAAA GAACACAACTCATCTGTAGCACCCGATTCATCCCCAAACTCTACACCTGCTGATGTCACACGCCCCAAAAGATCCGTAAAGAAGAAAGGCGACAGCCAGAACACCGAGTACCAAGAA GTTATCACAACATCCGCTGCAGATGGGTTGCCACCCGGATGGATTAAAGAAACCAGAACTAAGATATATGCAACCCACAAAAGAAATGATCCG TTCTACACAGACCCTGAGACTGGATACATCTTTCGGTCCAAAGCTGATGCTCTGCGTTATATAGAGACCGGAGATGTGAACTTATGTGCTATTAGACCAAAAGTTAAGGATAAAGATGGAAAGGAAGTT TATGTATATTCAAACAATGCGCAAAAACCCACTACTGGAGATGACGTGGCGACTGAAGTTCCTGAAGAGAATCACACCCCTGATCCAAAAACCGCTAATGACACAAACCGCAGGGTGACAAAGAATAGCAGTCCTGCGACCGATTCGCCCTCTCGATCTTCGAAAAGGCAAAAAGGGAAAGATCCCGAGACTGCCCCTACAAGCGGTGTTCCCACTGAGAAGCAGGAAACAGGGGTAAATCTGGAAAAACAACCTGATGATGGCAACCTGACTTTTGACATTCCAGAAGATGATAACTGGACAGACCAATGCATTGACTTTGCGGTGAAAACACTGACAGATGAAATCATGTTTAATGGTCAACCGGTGGAGACAACAGGTGTGAAGGACACTCCTCCTTCAAAGGTGAACTGA
- the LOC110930312 gene encoding thaumatin-like protein 1 → MTCAKNLLLSITLLSIGCFTLTRGATFDVINQCQYPVWAAWASTTPGGGKRLENGQSWQITVAPGTAQARIWGRTGCNFDANGRGRCDTGDCNGMLECQGYGAPPNTLAEFALNQDNNNDFVDISLVDGFNIPMEFSPVGASCKTMRCAGNLNGECPNELRTQGGCNNPCTVYKTNEYCCTNGPGSCGPTPLSRFFKDRCPDAYSYPQDDPTSLFTCPGGTNYKVVFCP, encoded by the coding sequence ATGACTTGTGCCAAAAACCTTCTACTCTCGATCACCCTTCTTTCCATCGGTTGCTTCACTCTCACTCGAGGAGCCACTTTCGATGTCATAAACCAATGTCAATACCCTGTTTGGGCCGCTTGGGCCTCTACCACGCCTGGTGGAGGCAAGCGGCTTGAAAATGGTCAATCTTGGCAAATCACAGTTGCACCCGGGACTGCTCAAGCTCGTATTTGGGGAAGAACTGGTTGCAACTTTGATGCCAATGGAAGAGGGAGGTGTGACACCGGTGATTGCAATGGAATGCTCGAATGTCAAGGTTATGGGGCGCCACCCAACACTTTAGCTGAATTCGCGCTTAATCAAGACAACAATAATGACTTTGTTGACATATCTCTTGTTGATGGGTTTAATATCCCTATGGAGTTTAGCCCGGTTGGGGCTTCGTGCAAGACAATGAGGTGTGCGGGTAATCTAAATGGCGAGTGCCCTAATGAACTACGAACACAAGGAGGATGCAACAATCCTTGCACGGTTTACAAAACTAACGAGTATTGTTGCACCAATGGGCCGGGTAGTTGTGGACCAACTCCGTTGTCTAGGTTCTTTAAAGACAGGTGTCCTGATGCTTATAGTTACCCTCAAGATGACCCGACCAGTCTATTTACTTGCCCGGGTGGTACTAACTACAAAGTTGTGTTCTGTCCATAA
- the LOC110930313 gene encoding uncharacterized protein LOC110930313 encodes MSSRLNKTQDVKKKGKVTSERKEVVKNRTKGNAALPVDTSDHTGCSSSVNKVKGKRAANVQKKLNRRNKIAKTAKKQSGHPLDPEFFHFDRKGDYRLLRDEQVFLLIFIL; translated from the exons ATGTCTTCACGATTGAACAAAACCCAAGAT GTTAAGAAGAAAGGTAAAGTTACTTCTGAGAGAAAGGAGGTCGTCAAGAATAGGACTAAGGGAAATGCTGCCTTACCTGTCGACACAAGTGATCATACTGGATGTTCTTCGTCTGTTAATAAAGTTAAG GGGAAGAGAGCTGCCAACGTTCAGAAAAAGCTTAACCGTAGAAATAAGATCGCAAAGACTGCAAAAAAACAGTCTGGACATCCTCTTGACCCTGAGTTCTTTCATTTTGATCGCAAAGGAGACTATAGGCTG TTGCGAGACGAGCAGGTCTTTctcttgatcttcatcctttga
- the LOC110930315 gene encoding methyl-CpG-binding domain-containing protein 13 isoform X1, with amino-acid sequence MSHDDWPDWLPGDWSVHIRKVDGRKVKCYVDPDGHKCYSKPQVFDYLKKTNKSLPTDKPQNGEGPAIDLSAEPNAPHTDEGPESTPGGPPTKLTPRSNRRKSISADLSEDFLGGDGFSSEPSSHKRHRGDCNWLPEGWTVEDKVRQGGSTSGMKYKVYIDPVSGQKFFSKPQVLNHIAKTNGSAGVHEAVQEAVFAEPISAMPISSWQEKPTTEPDDSQMYEATEAEKKTEDKTEISRLSSDDEVVTRTPAEGLPPGWIKEVRRRKSSGGAIRSDPVYYLDPLSEYAFASKKDALRYLESGDIKTCVSRPRKKNMNNNDTLNVNLTSTGGELPAQTDQSNGNEASKEFVNGSAEELKTNESGIPNPKPLRSISGASFSTPEKDKWLPDGWLVDVRYKTSGMKYKIYKDPATGKLFYSKPQVLSYLGNGSSSSSRKKKEHNSSVAPDSSPNSTPADVTRPKRSVKKKGDSQNTEYQEVITTSAADGLPPGWIKETRTKIYATHKRNDPFYTDPETGYIFRSKADALRYIETGDVNLCAIRPKVKDKDGKEVYVYSNNAQKPTTGDDVATEVPEENHTPDPKTANDTNRRVTKNSSPATDSPSRSSKRQKGKDPETAPTSGVPTEKQETGVNLEKQPDDGNLTFDIPEDDNWTDQCIDFAVKTLTDEIMFNGQPVETTGVKDTPPSKVN; translated from the exons ATGAGTCACGATGACTGGCCGGACTGGCTCCCCGGTGACTGGTCCGTTCATATCAGAAAGGTTGACGGTCGAAAAGTCAAG TGTTATGTTGACCCTGATGGACACAAGTGCTATTCAAAGCCACAAGTGTTTGATTATCTTAAGAAGACCAACAAAAGCCTACCCACAGATAAACCT CAAAATGGCGAAGGCCCAGCTATAGACTTATCTGCGGAGCCAAATGCTCCCCATACAGATGAAGGTCCTGAATCCACACCTGGAGGACCTCCTACAAAACTGACACCTAGATCTAACAGAAGGAAATCCATTTCCGCG GATTTGTCTGAAGATTTTTTAGGCGGAGATGGTTTTTCCTCTGAGCCATCGTCACATAAGAGACATAGGGGAGATTGTAATTGGCTACCTGAAGGATGGACTGTGGAAGATAAGGTTCGGCAAGGTGGTAGCACTAGTGGAATGAAATATAAG GTTTATATAGATCCTGTAAGTGGACAAAAATTCTTTTCCAAGCCACAGGTTCTGAATCATATTGCCAAAACAAACGGTAGTGCAGGTGTACATGAAGCTGTACAGGAAGCTGTATTCGCTGAACCTATTAGTGCTATGCCAATATCATCTTGG CAAGAGAAGCCCACTACAGAACCTGATGACTCACAGATGTATGAAGCCACTGAAGCGGAGAAGAAAACCGAAGATAAAACAGAAATCTCCCGCTTGTCCTCTGACGATGAG GTTGTCACAAGGACTCCTGCAGAAGGATTACCTCCGGGATGGATAAAAGAAGTCAGAAGGAGAAAATCTTCTGGAGGAGCCATAAGATCCGATCCGGTA TACTACCTAGACCCTTTAAGTGAATATGCCTTTGCCTCGAAAAAGGATGCTTTGCGTTATCTGGAATCTGGAGATATAAAGACATGTGTCTCAAGACCACGTAAAAAGAATATGAATAATAATGACACT CTTAATGTTAATCTGACTTCGACGGGAGGAGAATTGCCTGCACAAACTGATCAGTCCAATGGAAATGAAGCTTCAAAAGAATTCGTAAATGGTTCTGCGGAAGAGTTGAAAACAAACGAAAGTGGTATACCGAACCCG AAACCGCTTCGCTCTATAAGCGGAGCATCTTTCTCTACACCTGAGAAAGATAAGTGGCTACCTGATGGATGGCTTGTTGATGTGCGTTATAAAACTTCTGGAATGAAATACAAG ATTTACAAGGATCCTGCAACTGGGAAACTGTTCTATTCGAAGCCACAGGTGCTGAGCTATCTTGGTAATGGGAGTAGCAGCAGCTCTAGAAAGAAAAAA GAACACAACTCATCTGTAGCACCCGATTCATCCCCAAACTCTACACCTGCTGATGTCACACGCCCCAAAAGATCCGTAAAGAAGAAAGGCGACAGCCAGAACACCGAGTACCAAGAA GTTATCACAACATCCGCTGCAGATGGGTTGCCACCCGGATGGATTAAAGAAACCAGAACTAAGATATATGCAACCCACAAAAGAAATGATCCG TTCTACACAGACCCTGAGACTGGATACATCTTTCGGTCCAAAGCTGATGCTCTGCGTTATATAGAGACCGGAGATGTGAACTTATGTGCTATTAGACCAAAAGTTAAGGATAAAGATGGAAAGGAAGTT TATGTATATTCAAACAATGCGCAAAAACCCACTACTGGAGATGACGTGGCGACTGAAGTTCCTGAAGAGAATCACACCCCTGATCCAAAAACCGCTAATGACACAAACCGCAGGGTGACAAAGAATAGCAGTCCTGCGACCGATTCGCCCTCTCGATCTTCGAAAAGGCAAAAAGGGAAAGATCCCGAGACTGCCCCTACAAGCGGTGTTCCCACTGAGAAGCAGGAAACAGGGGTAAATCTGGAAAAACAACCTGATGATGGCAACCTGACTTTTGACATTCCAGAAGATGATAACTGGACAGACCAATGCATTGACTTTGCGGTGAAAACACTGACAGATGAAATCATGTTTAATGGTCAACCGGTGGAGACAACAGGTGTGAAGGACACTCCTCCTTCAAAGGTGAACTGA
- the LOC110930314 gene encoding elicitor-responsive protein 3, with translation MPIGKLQVLLVSAKGLHDTDFFTKMDPYVTITCRTQEQKSNVASGQGSSPEWNETFVFSVTSDEESELVIKIMDSDVGSDDDIVGEAKIPLEPLFLARSIPPTPYNVVINDEFCGEVKVGLEFIPEETHEHGHRYGHEHGHEHGHHQEESNFGGWKESSY, from the exons ATGCCGATTGGAAAGCTACAAGTCCTCCTTGTTAGTGCTAAAGGTCTCCATGACACTGATTTTTTTA CGAAAATGGACCCTTATGTGACAATCACTTGTCGAACTCAGGAGCAAAAGAGCAACGTTGCCTCCG GACAAGGATCTTCACCCGAATGGAACGAGACATTTGTATTCTCTGTGACTAGTGATGAAGAATCTGAACTCGTGATCAAGATAATGGACAGTGACGTCGGTTCTGACGACGACATTGTGGGCGAGGCCAA AATTCCACTTGAGCCATTGTTCTTGGCAAGAAGCATCCCACCAACACCATACAATGTGGTCATAAATGATGAATTCTGTGGGGAGGTTAAAGTTGGCCTTGAGTTCATTCCTGAG GAGACACATGAACATGGCCATCGATATGGGCACGAGCATGGGCATGAACATGGGCATCATCAAGAAGAGAGTAACTTTGGAGGATGGAAAGAATCTTCATACTAA